In one window of Gossypium arboreum isolate Shixiya-1 chromosome 4, ASM2569848v2, whole genome shotgun sequence DNA:
- the LOC108458128 gene encoding uncharacterized protein LOC108458128 isoform X3 — MPSEDLKSVKKEEPEEDNEDLKSLSSMRENRKKKPSSNSNNAAISNSKLRPKEAEVKKEEPIETDDEDEKPISKRSSATKATKPKKEESDDEDEKPISKRSSATKADKVKRVAAGLLHSTCIDGIAETGSLFVFGDKVVANLGFGEAKNATMPSMINTLPYSEEVACGGYHTCVVTMLEN; from the exons ATGCCATCTGAGGACTTGAAGTCAGTGAAAAAGGAGGAACCCGAAGAGGATAATGAGGACCTCAAAAGCCTGAGTTCGATGAGGGAGAATCGTAAGAAGAAACCCTCGAGTAATAGCAACAATGCTGCTATTTCTAACTCGAAATTGCGTCCTAAAGAAGCCGAAGTGAAGAAAGAAGAGCCGATAGAGACTGATGATGAAGATGAAAAACCCATCTCTAAAAGGAGCTCCGCTACTAAAGCGACCAAGCCCAAGAAGGAAGAGAGCGACGATGAAGACGAAAAACCAATCTCCAAAAGGAGCTCCGCTACTAAAGCAGATAAG GTCAAAAGAGTTGCAGCTGGCTTGTTGCATTCAACATGCATTGATG GTATTGCAGAAACTGGGTCTTTGTTTGTGTTTGGGGATAAAGTGGTAGCTAATCTT GGATTTGGGGAGGCCAAGAATGCAACCATGCCATCCATGATCAATACATTGCCATATTCAGAAGAAGTTGCATGTGGTGGCTACCACACTTGTGTTGTAACAA TGCTTGAAAATTAA
- the LOC108458128 gene encoding uncharacterized protein LOC108458128 isoform X1 — translation MPSEDLKSVKKEEPEEDNEDLKSLSSMRENRKKKPSSNSNNAAISNSKLRPKEAEVKKEEPIETDDEDEKPISKRSSATKATKPKKEESDDEDEKPISKRSSATKADKVKRVAAGLLHSTCIDGIAETGSLFVFGDKVVANLGFGEAKNATMPSMINTLPYSEEVACGGYHTCVVTSNSFIFIIKCFCMFLFI, via the exons ATGCCATCTGAGGACTTGAAGTCAGTGAAAAAGGAGGAACCCGAAGAGGATAATGAGGACCTCAAAAGCCTGAGTTCGATGAGGGAGAATCGTAAGAAGAAACCCTCGAGTAATAGCAACAATGCTGCTATTTCTAACTCGAAATTGCGTCCTAAAGAAGCCGAAGTGAAGAAAGAAGAGCCGATAGAGACTGATGATGAAGATGAAAAACCCATCTCTAAAAGGAGCTCCGCTACTAAAGCGACCAAGCCCAAGAAGGAAGAGAGCGACGATGAAGACGAAAAACCAATCTCCAAAAGGAGCTCCGCTACTAAAGCAGATAAG GTCAAAAGAGTTGCAGCTGGCTTGTTGCATTCAACATGCATTGATG GTATTGCAGAAACTGGGTCTTTGTTTGTGTTTGGGGATAAAGTGGTAGCTAATCTT GGATTTGGGGAGGCCAAGAATGCAACCATGCCATCCATGATCAATACATTGCCATATTCAGAAGAAGTTGCATGTGGTGGCTACCACACTTGTGTTGTAACAAGTAATTCTTTTATCTTCATTATTAAATGTTTTTgcatgtttttatttatatga
- the LOC108458128 gene encoding uncharacterized protein LOC108458128 isoform X2 translates to MPSEDLKSVKKEEPEEDNEDLKSLSSMRENRKKKPSSNSNNAAISNSKLRPKEAEVKKEEPIETDDEDEKPISKRSSATKATKPKKEESDDEDEKPISKRSSATKADKVKRVAAGLLHSTCIDETGSLFVFGDKVVANLGFGEAKNATMPSMINTLPYSEEVACGGYHTCVVTSNSFIFIIKCFCMFLFI, encoded by the exons ATGCCATCTGAGGACTTGAAGTCAGTGAAAAAGGAGGAACCCGAAGAGGATAATGAGGACCTCAAAAGCCTGAGTTCGATGAGGGAGAATCGTAAGAAGAAACCCTCGAGTAATAGCAACAATGCTGCTATTTCTAACTCGAAATTGCGTCCTAAAGAAGCCGAAGTGAAGAAAGAAGAGCCGATAGAGACTGATGATGAAGATGAAAAACCCATCTCTAAAAGGAGCTCCGCTACTAAAGCGACCAAGCCCAAGAAGGAAGAGAGCGACGATGAAGACGAAAAACCAATCTCCAAAAGGAGCTCCGCTACTAAAGCAGATAAG GTCAAAAGAGTTGCAGCTGGCTTGTTGCATTCAACATGCATTGATG AAACTGGGTCTTTGTTTGTGTTTGGGGATAAAGTGGTAGCTAATCTT GGATTTGGGGAGGCCAAGAATGCAACCATGCCATCCATGATCAATACATTGCCATATTCAGAAGAAGTTGCATGTGGTGGCTACCACACTTGTGTTGTAACAAGTAATTCTTTTATCTTCATTATTAAATGTTTTTgcatgtttttatttatatga
- the LOC108460900 gene encoding probable adenylate kinase 7, mitochondrial has product MAWLPKLRVASASVASSAVNPLRRWIRDIGSAAALELDYDYDYYEYERAPRDRRLPQQKLDVDGSVPERGVQWVLIGEPGVKRHAYAERLSKLLGIPHISMGSLIRQELDPYSSLYKQVVNAVNEGKLVPEDVVFALLSKRLEEGENGFILDGIPRTRLQAEILDQIVDIDLVVNFKCSEEYMKMSSESELLHIGNSKGVESSLKKLRVYSEQAKSVEDYYSKQKKLLNFRLAGATGDAWQGLLAALHLQYSPINALSSSPKLTA; this is encoded by the exons ATGGCATGGCTACCCAAACTCCGAGTTGCCAGCGCCTCTGTTGCTTCATCCGCCGTCAACCCACTCCGACGTTGGATCCGAGATATCGGATCAGCCGCTGCGTTGGAGCTCGACTACGACTATGACTACTACGAGTATGAGCGAGCTCCCCGGGATAGGCGCCTGCCTCAGCAGAAGCTTGATGTGGATGGTTCAGTGCCGGAGAGGGGAGTCCAGTGGGTGCTTATAGGGGAGCCTGGAGTGAAACGCCATGCTTATGCCGAGAGGCTTTCCAAGCTTCTAGGAATCCCTCATATTTCAATGGGTTCCCTTATTAGACAAGAGCTTGATCCTTACTCCTCTCTTTACAAACAg GTCGTAAATGCTGTGAATGAAGGGAAGCTTGTTCCAGAGGATGTAGTTTTTGCTTTACTGTCTAAGCGACTTGAAGAAGGTGAAAATGGTTTCATTCTCGATGGAATTCCTCGCACCAGGCTCCAGGCT GAAATTCTTGATCAAATTGTTGATATTGATTTGGTTGTGAACTTTAAATGTTCTGAAGAGTACATGAAGATGAGTTCAGAAAGTGAGCTTCTTCACATTGGCAACTCCAAAGGTGTAGAAAGTTCCTTGAAGAAACTCCGTGTATACTCAGAGCAG GCCAAGTCAGTGGAGGATTACTACAGTAAGCAAAAGAAGCTTCTCAACTTTCGGCTTGCTGGTGCAACAGGCGATGCATGGCAAGGCCTTTTGGCTGCACTACATCTCCAGTATTCGCCTATTAATGCTCTCAGCTCTTCACCAAAGCTGACAGCTTAA
- the LOC108460899 gene encoding probable inactive leucine-rich repeat receptor-like protein kinase At3g03770 produces MGYFYLLVLVLFSRSCFFQTTKGLQAYQAQLFLQIRKHLEYPSQLQILDNYNGSLCDLAATAHMMISCQDNFVTELKIRGDKLANVSGFNGYAIHNKTLSETFSINSLVTTLARLTSLRVLSLVSLGIWGPLPDKIHRLYSLELLDLSSNFMFGCIPPQISRMVKLQTLTLDGNYFNDTIPDTLDSLSNLSVLSLRGNHLKGQFPSSICRISSLTDIALCHNKLSGELPDFSSLTRLRVLDVRENQFDSQLPVMPRGLVTALLGKNLFSGEIPAQVGILTHLQHLDLSFNHLSGTPPSALFDLPNISYLNLASNMLSGSLPEQITCGSKLGFVDISSNKLVGKLPFCLDNTSDKRAVKCGGNCLSIEGHQQHQSSYCKEANTRKSGRKIALLIAIVVGSILLLMILAFGVLFLSRRCFQRKTLETHIQQKAVQENPTTGVSPDILANARFISEVMKLGTQGSPVSRLFSSEELEEATNNFDSSMFMGESPAGKLYKGRLENGTYVAVRSLNLLKRYSIQNLKVRLDFFSKLHHPHLVSLLGHCIDGGVQDDPFANKVFLVYEYVPNGNYRMHLSESCPEKILKWSDRLAILIDVAKAVHFLHTGVIPGVYNNRLKTNNILLDEHRIAKLCDYGMSIILEDNEKLEAKGGGLKSSQRQTLEDDVYNFGFILLESLVGPIVSGKGETFLLNEMASFGSQDGRKRIVDPAVLMTSSQESLSIIVSITRKCTCPEPSSRPSFEDVLWNLQYAAQVQATADADQKSDSTS; encoded by the exons ATGGGTTACTTTTACTTGCTTGTTCTTGTATTGTTTTCAAGGAGTTGCTTTTTCCAAACTACTAAAGGATTGCAAGCTTATCAAGCTCAACTTTTTCTGCAAATAAGGAAGCATTTAGAGTATCCTTCACAGCTGCAAATTCTAGATAATTACAATGGGAGCCTCTGTGACTTGGCTGCAACGGCACATATGATGATATCTTGCCAGGACAATTTTGTCACTGAGCTTAAGATTAGGGGAGATAAGCTTGCAAATGTTAGTGGGTTCAATGGATATGCAATTCATAATAAAACATTGTCTGAGACATTCTCCATTAATTCTTTAGTTACCACATTGGCAAGGTTAACCAGTTTAAGGGTGCTTAGTTTAGTGTCTCTTGGGATTTGGGGGCCTCTTCCTGATAAGATTCATAGGCTATATTCTCTTGAACTTTTGGACTTGAGCTCCAATTTCATGTTTGGCTGTATACCCCCTCAGATATCTAGAATGGTTAAGCTTCAAACTCTAACATTGGATGGCAATTACTTCAACGACACTATTCCTGATACATTGGATTCTTTATCAAATCTTTCTGTTCTAAGTTTGAGGGGCAACCATTTGAAGGGCCAGTTTCCTTCTTCAATATGCAGAATTTCAAGCCTAACAGATATTGCCTTGTGCCATAATAAGCTTTCAGGGGAACTGCCTGATTTCAGTAGCTTAACTCGCCTGCGAGTGTTGGATGTAAGAGAGAATCAATTCGATTCCCAACTGCCTGTCATGCCACGAGGATTGGTTACTGCTCTTCTTGGTAAGAACTTATTCTCAGGTGAAATTCCCGCACAAGTTGGCATATTGACTCATCTCCAGCACCTTGACTTGTCTTTCAATCATCTGAGTGGGACACCCCCCTCTGCCTTGTTTGATTTGCCAAACATCAGTTATTTGAATTTGGCATCAAATATGCTGAGTGGTTCACTTCCAGAGCAAATAACTTGTGGTAGCAAACTTGGGTTTGTCGATATTTCTAGTAACAAGTTGGTTGGTAAGCTTCCTTTTTGCTTGGACAATACATCAGACAAGAGAGCAGTAAAATGTGGTGGGAATTGCTTGTCCATTGAAGGTCATCAACAACATCAAAGTTCATATTGTAAAGAAGCAAACACAAGAAAAAGTGGAAGAAAAATAGCATTATTAATTGCTATTGTAGTAGGATCTATTCTTCTTCTGATGATCTTGGCATTTGGGGTTCTTTTTCTGTCTCGAAGATGCTTCCAAAGGAAAACTCTCGAAACTCATATACAGCAAAAGGCAGTTCAGGAGAATCCAACAACCGGGGTTTCACCTGACATTCTTGCAAATGCTA GATTCATTTCTGAAGTTATGAAGCTAGGGACACAAGGTTCTCCGGTATCTCGACTGTTTTCCTCAGAAGAGTTGGAGGAAGCCACAAATAATTTCGATTCATCAATGTTTATGGGTGAAAGCCCTGCTGGGAAG CTATACAAAGGAAGATTGGAGAATGGAACCTATGTTGCCGTTCGATCTTTGAATTTACTGAAGAGATATTCAATTCAAAACCTTAAAGTTAGGCTTGATTTCTTCTCAAAGCTTCATCATCCTCATTTAGTAAGCCTTTTGGGGCACTGCATTGATGGTGGTGTACAAGATGATCCCTTTGCAAACAAAGTCTTCCTTGTATATGAGTATGTGCCTAATGGGAATTATCGTATGCATCTGTCAG AAAGTTGTCCAGAGAAGATTCTTAAGTGGTCGGATAGATTAGCAATTCTAATTGATGTAGCCAAGGCTGTACATTTCCTTCATACTGGGGTTATTCCCGGTGTTTATAATAACCGATTGAAGACCAATAATATATTGCTGGACGAGCATCGAATTGCCAAGCTGTGTGACTATGGGATGTCTATCATCTTGGAGGACAATGAAAAACTAGAG GCTAAGGGAGGGGGCTTAAAGTCTAG CCAAAGGCAAACTTTAGAGGATGATGTTTACAACTTCGGATTTATATTACTAGAGTCTCTTGTTGGGCCTATAGTGAGTGGAAAAGGAGAAACATTTCttttaaatgaaatg GCATCCTTTGGCAGCCAGGATGGCCGAAAGCGAATTGTGGATCCAGCTGTGTTAATGACTAGCTCACAAGAGTCGTTATCGATCATTGTATCTATTACACGCAAATGTACATGTCCAGAACCATCATCTCGGCCGTCTTTCGAGGATGTTCTTTGGAACTTGCAGTATGCAGCTCAAGTTCAAGCGACAGCTGATGCTGATCAGAAATCTGATTCTACATCATAG